In one Cryptosporangium minutisporangium genomic region, the following are encoded:
- a CDS encoding TerC/Alx family metal homeostasis membrane protein, with protein MDVPAWVQWSVLGALIVLLAFDVWVIGRRPHEPSIRESTRGVLFFIGLALAFGVGVYFLAGGRYAGEFYAGWLTEYSLSVDNLFVFLVIMSRFKVPRVYQQKVLLIGIVLALVLRGIFIAAGAAAIERFIWVFFLFGAFLLYTAWNLAFHHEEEEEFKENVLIRWSRRVLPISKDFGDGKLRTVVDGKRIWTPMVVVLIAIGTTDLLFAFDSIPAIFGLTREPFLIFTANVFALMGLRQLYFLLGGLLDRLVYLSIGLAFILGFIGVKLIMEALHENSLPFINGGHHVEWVPAVPIWLSLVVIIGTLVVTTIASLWKSSRTAPERELTSTKS; from the coding sequence GTGGATGTTCCTGCCTGGGTGCAGTGGAGCGTGCTCGGCGCGCTCATCGTCCTGTTGGCGTTCGACGTCTGGGTGATCGGCCGTCGACCGCACGAGCCGTCGATCCGGGAGAGCACCAGAGGTGTTCTCTTCTTCATCGGACTCGCGCTGGCGTTCGGCGTCGGCGTGTACTTCCTGGCCGGTGGCCGGTACGCCGGCGAGTTCTACGCCGGCTGGCTGACCGAGTACAGCCTGTCCGTAGACAACCTGTTCGTGTTCCTCGTGATCATGAGCAGATTCAAGGTGCCACGGGTCTACCAGCAGAAGGTGCTGCTGATCGGCATCGTGCTCGCGCTGGTGCTGCGCGGCATCTTCATCGCCGCCGGCGCCGCCGCGATCGAGCGCTTCATCTGGGTGTTCTTCCTGTTCGGCGCGTTCCTCCTCTACACCGCGTGGAACCTCGCGTTCCATCACGAAGAGGAGGAGGAGTTCAAGGAGAACGTGCTCATCCGCTGGTCGCGGCGGGTGCTGCCGATCTCCAAGGACTTCGGGGACGGCAAGCTGCGGACCGTCGTCGACGGCAAGCGCATCTGGACGCCGATGGTCGTCGTCCTGATCGCGATCGGGACGACCGACCTGCTGTTCGCGTTCGACTCGATCCCGGCCATCTTCGGCCTCACCCGGGAGCCGTTCCTCATCTTCACCGCGAACGTCTTCGCGCTGATGGGGCTCCGGCAGCTGTACTTCCTGCTCGGCGGGCTGCTCGACCGGCTGGTTTACCTCTCGATCGGGCTGGCGTTCATCCTCGGCTTCATCGGCGTGAAGCTGATCATGGAGGCACTGCACGAGAACTCGCTGCCGTTCATCAACGGCGGCCACCACGTCGAATGGGTGCCGGCAGTGCCGATCTGGCTGTCGCTCGTAGTCATCATCGGCACGCTCGTGGTCACGACGATCGCCAGCCTCTGGAAGTCCAGCCGCACCGCCCCCGAGCGCGAGCTCACCTCGACGAAGTCCTGA